The bacterium nucleotide sequence ATAAACTGGTAATGCACTAAAGGGGAGATCACATTGCCCAAAATTGCAATATACGACACAACGCTAAGGGACGGCACGCAGGGCGAGGGTATCAACTTTTCCGCCGAGGAGAAGCTGAAGGTAGCGCGCCGTCTTGACGATTTCGGTGTGGCCTATATAGAGGGCGGCTGGCCGGGTTCAAACCCCAAGGACATAGAGTTTTTCGAGCTTGCCAAACATACCGGGTTCAAAAACGCCAAGCTGGCTGCATTCGGCAGGACCCGCCATCCCAAGTATGCTGCCGAGGATGACCCTCTGCTGCTGGAGCTGCTCAAGGCCGAAACTCCGGTCATCACGATATTCGGCAAGTCCTGGGATTTGCATGTCAGGGATGTTTTCCGCGTGACCCTCGATCAGAATTTGGAGATGATCCATGACAGCGTCAAGTTTCTGGTTGCCAACGGCCGCGAGGTAATTTTTGACGCTGAGCACTTTTTCGACGGATACAAGAGCGACGCCGAATATGCATTGAAGACACTGGAGGCAGCTGAGAGTGCGGGCGCTGCATGTCTGGTTTTGTGCGACACCAACGGCGGCAGACTGCCTTCGGAAGTGTCGCAAACAATAGATATCGTGAAATCACGATGCCATGCCGATATCGGTATCCATGCGCACAATGATTCAGACCTTGCGGTCGCAAACTCAGTTGCCGCGATCCAGCATGGGGCGGTGCATGTTCAGGGGACGATAAACGGCCTGGGCGAGCGCTGCGGCAACGCCAATCTGACCACGATCATGCCGATAGTCGAGTTGAAGCTGGGCATGAAGTGCCTGCCGGATGGGATGATCCGCAAACTGACGGAGCTTTCGCGTTCCATCGACGAGATAGCCAACCGTGTGCCTGAGGACGGCCAGCCGTTTGTTGGCGCGAGTGCGTTTGCCCATAAAGCCGGTGTTCATGTAGATGCAATGATGAAGAACCCGCTCACATATGAGCATATCCAGCCGGATAGTGTGGGCAACCGCAGGCGTATGCTTGTATCCGAGTATGCGGGCAAGAGCACTATTGTGGAAAAGGCGCAGCAGTATGATGTGGACCTCACCCGTCAGTCTCCCGAGGTGAAGAGCATCCTCAACAAAGTAATGGACCTCGAACATGACGGCTATTCATTCGAGGAGGCCGAGGGGAGTTTCGAGCTGCTGCTCAAGAAGTCATTGGGTATGTATCGCAAACTCTTCGACCTGAAGGGTTTCAGGGTCATCATAGAAAAGCGCGGTCCGCATGAGGAACCGATAACCGAGGCAACGCTGAAAGTTGCTGTGGACGGCGAGGAGGCATTTACTGTGGCCGAGGGCGATGGTCCTGTGCATGCTATGGATAATGCGCTGCGTCTGGCTCTGAGCCAGTTCTATGGCGAAGAGCTTGCCAGGATCAAGCTCACAGACTTCAAGGTTCGCGTCATCAACAGCCGTGCCGCCACTGCTGCGAAAGTCCGCACGATTATCGAGACCCGCGATTCCAGCGAGGTCTGGAACACAGTCGGGGTCTCAGAGAACATTATCGAGGCGAGCTGGCAGGCCCTGGCAGACGGTGTAGAGTATGGCCTGCTCAAGCATGTGCGCAACGAATAGATATAGCATAACCCATCACTCACAACTGTTATGAAAGTAATTATTGCCGATCAGGCCGGAGTATGCTTCGGCGTAAAAAGGGCATTGGATTTGGTGAACCAGGAGGCCGAGAAGGGCGGTGCGATAGCCACTCTCGGTCCGCTTATTCACAACCCCCAGGTGGTGCGCGACCTTGAGGCTAAGGGCGTTCGCGTAGTCAAAGACGTTTCAGAGGTAGAGCGCGGCACGATCGTGATGCCCTCTCATGGCGTGCCCAAGGATGTCATGCGCACAGCCGAGAATGCGGGTCTCAACGTGGTGGATGCGGCGTGTCCATTCGTCGAAAAGGTGCACAAGCGTGTCGAGAGACTTGCCAAGGACGGCTATGTGGTCGTTGTAGTGGGCGATGCGGGTCACAGCGAGGTCAAAGCGATCAGGAGCGCCGCGGGTGAGGATGCGATTGTGGTGAGCGCGCCTGATGATGTGGAAAATGTCGATTGGTCGGGTAAGAAGGTCGGCATAGTCAGCCAAACGACCCAGACCCCCGAACGCTTCGGCGAGATCGTGGGCATGATAGCTGCCCGAGCGACTGAGGTTGTGGCGTATAACACGATTTGTTATGCAACCCATGATCGCCAGAGCGCTGCACGGGAACTTGCACCCCAGGTCGAGGCTATGTTTGTGGTAGGCGGCCGCAACAGTGCCAACACCAATCGTCTGGCTGAAATATGCCGCGAAGAGGGTGTGCCGACATATCATATCGAGACCGCTGCCGAGATTGAGCCTGGATGGGTTAGTGGAATGCAGGTCGTGGGTCTAACAGCAGGCGCATCCACACCCGAGTGGATCATAGAAGAAGTGAAGTCGCGATTGGAGCAGTTATAGTTGGGTGGCATCATATCTTATATCGAGCCGGGCAGCATAGCCGAGGACCTGGGCTGGCGTCCGGGTGATGATATAGTCAGCATCAACGACCACAACCTAAGCGATGTCATAGACTTCAGGTTCTATTGCGCGGATGAGTTTCTTTCAATCGTAATAAAGCGCAATGGCCGCCATATACGGTTCGATATCGAAAAAGACGAAGATTTGCCGCTCGGGGTCGAGTTCGAGGATATACTCTTCGACGGCGTTCGGACATGCGGCGCGCACTGCATATTTTGTTTCGTCGAGCAGCTTCCCAAGGGTCTGCGGAAGTCACTCTATCTCAAGGACGATGACTACAGACTTTCGTTTCTGGACGGTAACTTCGTGACACTCGCCAATGTGACCGAAGTCGACCTGGACCGGATAATCACCCAGCGCCTGACACCTCTTTATGTTTCCGTGCATGCGACAGAGCCTGGCCTTCGCGGGATGATGCTTGGCAGAGATATACCCGATATACTTCACCAGATAGACAGACTCTCTGAGGGTCACATCACGCTCAACACACAGATAGTCCTCTGTCGCGGGATAAATGACGGGGATCATCTCGACCGCACGATAGCTGACCTGTCCAGCCGCTATCCCACAGTCTCATCAATCGCAATAGTGCCCGCTGGTATCAGCAAACACCGCATACATCCAGTGCCTATACCGCCGATAGATGCACAATATTCAACTGTAATCCTGAACAAAGTCAAACAGTGGCAGCACAAGTTTATGCAAGATAATGGTACAAGATTGATCTGGGCGGCTGATGAGTTTTATTTGAGCGCCGGACGGTCTGTTCCAAGCGCGAGCAAATATGAAGGCTTCCCGCAAATAGAAAATGGCGTCGGACTGGTGCGTAAATTCAAGGACAGCGCTGCGCGTGCAAAACGAATCTTGCCGACGAGCCTGCCACAGCCTCTGCGTGTTTCGATTGTCACTGGTATATCTGCGTATTCGGTAGTGAGCACATGGGCAGACTCACTCAAGTGCTCGAATCTCAGCATTCAGGTTTATCCAATAACAAACCATCTTTTCGGCGATACTGTGACAGTCACGGGTCTCATCTCTGGCAAAGACATCATATCGCAGCTTAAGGGCAAAGACCTTGGCGATATGCTGCTTGTGCCGTCAGTCTCTCTGCGTGACGGCACATTCCTTGATGATGTGACTCTTGCCGACCTGCAAAGCGAACTCGGTTTACCTGTGGAGCAAATTGAACCTAGACCCTACCAGCTTGTTCGTCGTATAATAGACCTCACAACAAGTTTTCGGGGGACGAATTGAGCAGAAATACGGCTAACAGCGGTCGGGTTTTACTTCTATTTCTGGCAATGGTGTGCGCCGGGTTATTTCTCGCGCATGCGCTGGGGATATTAGCCAAGCCTGCGCGATTGGCAGACAAGCTGGGTGCCGATTATGCCATCTGCGATCTTTCGAGCGGTAAATTCACGGTTTCACCGGAAATCGCATCTACTGCCGACCGCACCGAGTCGTTCGAGTCTATGGTCAAGCGCCTGAAGCCGTATGCAGCCATCTGTGGCACATATTATGATGAAAACAACCGCCCTCTCGGTGACATCGTCTCCAACGGCAAAGTCATATGCAGGGGCTGTCAGAGACAGGGTATAGGCTTCACTTCGTCCGGCAAGATCAGGTTTTTTGAGAGGAAGGGCCGGTCGCGTATCGACTGGCGCGGATGCACCTCGGGCATAGCATGCGGTCCCAGGCTAGTGCGGTCCGGTAAGAGGGATATAGATGTGAAGCGCGACGGTTTCAGCTCAGCCGCTGCGACCAACAAGGCCTGGCGATGCGCAGTTGGTGCCACGAAAGACGGCAAGCTGATACTCTGCGCCATATCGCAGAGTGTGACTCTGTCCACATTGGCCGATGTGATGATCGAGCTGGGCGCACATGACGCGATCAACATGGACGGCGGGAGTATGTGCGCATTATATGTAAACGGCAAATACTGTGTGCAGCCGGCAAAGTCAATGAGCAACATCCTTGCTGTCTATAAACGGTGATGACAATGTTTCCTGATCCTGATCGTCCGGGGATTTCTGCCTCGGACGGGTTTTGCGAGGGGCATTCTTGCCCCGGCGTTTTGCACAGGGCAGCCTTTGATTGCGCGCGATATCTGGTCGTGTGCGAAACAGAATCTCGGTATTTCAAATTCCTGATTGCCGATCCTGCTGCCAGATCGTTCGAGTGACTCTTGCTTCGGACAGACAGCCGACCCGACAAAAAGGGAGACACAGATAACCTCCATGTCTCCCGCATATTCAGTGTTTACGTATTAACCGTATCTACCAGCGGTCGCCGACACGCTCTCTTGAGAAGCCGCGGTCTGACTTCTGTGCCTTACGGGCGTCGCGGCACGTCTTGCAGCGAATCGGCTCGCTGAAGCCGCGCGACTGGAAGAACTCTTGCTCTCCTGCGGTGAACGTAAAGCTCTCTCCGCAATCCTTGCAGATCAGTTCTTTATCCTGGGCCACTTGTTTATCCCCCTACAGACTTGTGAAATTGCACTTCTGGAAATAATTTGGACCTTTGAATAGGGGTTAAGGGTTCAGCTTACCTTTGCCGATTCTTTTGTCCGGTTCGCAAGTCAAATCGACCATTGCCCGCGAACAGCAGAAGCCATATGTGATTATACCTCAAGGAGTGCATTTTCAAAAGCAATATTGAGCTAAATCACAAAAAAAGAATTGGAGGAGCGAGAAGTATTCATGCCGAATGACAAAAGTAGGGAATAAATTGCAGGGGGCAGTGTTATATTTGGGCAACCTGCACGTCTCAGTATTTGGGGACGCAATGACTGAGCATATCACAAACGTAGAGCAGGGGATCGTTCTGTTCAAGGAAGGCAACTTCGAGCAGGCGGTCGGCATTTTGGAGGATGCTTCTCGAAGATTTCCGGGAAGCTATGAGGCCTTCGTGTACCTGGGCGCGGCATATGCTCAGCAGGGTCGTCACAATGCAGCGATAGGTGCCTTGAAACGCGCCTCTGAGATCAAACCCGATTCTCCACGCATCCACTACAATCTCGGCCAGGCATATGAGGCTGCGGGAGTGCCTCGTGAGGCATGGTTTGAGTATAAGAAGGCTCTTGAGCTTGACCCCAAGTATGGTCTTGCGCGTGGTGCGCTAATCAACCTATCACAGCGTCTTCCCAGGCTGCTCGGTTCCACCATTGAAGTAGCGGCATAATCCTCATTTGCATTGCGAGCGATTATTTTGTCACAAATTTACCAGCGCACTATGCCGTATGGCACGATTTCTGCATTATAAATCAGTGCAATGTTGTTGCGCTGACGGCCTTCGGCGAGTTCGGGAGCATATTGCAGGTTTTATGCAAAGCGCCCTGCTCAGGCGTTTTGCAGTTCAAAGCCCGTTTATTGCGGGCAGCTCACTCCAAAGGGCGGTATATGCCACAACACATTGAGGCGCTCCGGCATGTCTATCCTCAGGATGCCGGGGCGTTTACTATGTACATCTAACCAGCGCGGCCCCGCTCTGGCATACGGGGCCGCGTCGGAAAGAAAGGAGAGAAAGGGATTTTACTCTCGAAACTGTAGTTACCCCGCACCTGCGAGTTCAAAACCTGACGGCTGAAAAAGATGTCCAAAGAGTTATTATTTTGCGTCCGGGCGTTCAAATGCGAGTCAAAGAGGAGCATTTATACTGTTAATATAATACTGAATATAAGGATAAAGCATACGGAGTGAAAAGATGAAAGCAATCGCAATATGCGGCAGTCCCCGAAAGGACGGCAACACCCAGATACTATTGTCACGCTGCCTTGCACGGCTTGAGAGAGATGGAATCGATATTGAATTGATACCACTTCGGGGCAAGACGATCAAGCCATGCATTGCTTGTGGAATGTGCGGCCAGCGCAAAGACGGCACCTGTTCGATCAAGGATGATGATTTTCATGAAATCTTTGGCGCAATGAAGGAGGCTGATATTATTATAGTCGGCTCGCCGGTCTATTTCGGCTCAGCCACGCCTCAGACAATGGCTCTGCTCGATCGCGCTGGTTATGTTTCCAGGTCAAACGGCAATTATTTCTCACGAAAAATAGGAGGACCTATAGCGGTTGCGCGCCGTGCGGGGCAGAATTTCACATATGCTCAATTGATGTACTGGTTCACGATAAACGATATGATCGTGCCTGGTTCTTCCTATTGGAATATTGCCATTGGTCGAGCTCCGGGTGAGGTCGAAGATGACGAAGAGGGTTTAAGCACCATAGACCGCTTCGCGGAAAACTTGTCCTGGCTGGCTAATAAGTTGCTTAGCTAGTACTCATACGGCTTAAATATTGTCCAATCCTGGGTACACCTATACTCGGTCAGGTGCATTAAATGCGGCGGCAGCCGTACACTGCGGAGGATCGAGATGGATTATGGTGCGCTTTCGCGTTTAGCAAAGCCGGTGATGGAGCACGAGCATGTTCAGGGTCCGGCTTCTGCCGTGGTGACGCTGGTCGAATACGGCGATTATCAATGCCCCAAAACACGCGCGGCTTATAAAGTTGTCAAAAAGATTCAGCAATTATCCGGTGATTGGATGAGGTTCGTCTTCAGGCATTTTCCAATGACAGACAAGCATGAATATGCGCAGATCGCTGCTGAGGCCGTCGAGTCTGCCGGAGCGCAGGGTCTTTTTTGGGAAATGCATGATTACCTTATACGCCACACCCAGCTCGATGAGGGTTCATTGATGGATCATGCCGAGGAGATTGGTTTGGATGTGGACCGCTTCGAGTCGGACCTTGCCGATCATTTATATGTGCAGCGCATTAAGGACGACATCGCGGGCGGCATGGACAGTGGCGTCACCGACACTCCAGCCTTTTTTATGAACGGCAAAAAGTATGCCGGTGCTCTCACAGAGGATGCCATGCTTGAGGCAATAGAGGCAATAGCGGACGAGATCGAAGACTAGTCAGGGACAGGAAACAGGAAATAGGTAATAGGCTACGTGCTATGTTCGGTCGCGATATCCGATCGCGACCGAAACACAAATTCCCACAATATCTAATCTAATTGTGCCAGCCGTTCACAAAACAACAAGCGTTTATTACAATCATTCCGAGCGAACGCGAGAAGTCTGCTTTATCTCCACGGCTCCGATGCAAACCTTCTGAGCACCAGTTCATCCGTGAATGCCGCCCCATCCTGCGTACAGAGGTATACGGCCGCGCGCGCCACTTCTTCGGCTGTCATCCAGTTCGGTGAATCCTCGGATTCGCCGCGGTCAGCTCTCAGATTGGTCGACATACCTGTCAGCACTCCGCCCGGGCTTATCACATGGACACGAATTCCATATTTTTGAGTTTCGATGGCGAGGACCTTGCTCAGCCCGACGAGCGCGTGTTTTGATGTGCAATATGCGCCCTGTTCAGGATAACCTCGTCTGCCTGCCATAGAGCCTATATTGATTATTCTGCCTGACTGACGTTCCATCATCTGCGGGATTACTTCGCGGCAGGTGATGAAGACGCCCCGGACATTGGTATTCATTATGTCATCCCACGTCTGTGTGGATGTATCGCATATTTTGTTCAAGGCCATCACGCCTGCGTTGTTGACCAGCACGTCTATGTGTCCAAGTTCAGAGTGTGCCTTTTGAATTGCGCTTTTTATCGATTTTTCCGACTTCAGGTCCATAACAATCGGCAGTGCCTTTCCGCCGTTGTCATTGATCTGTTTGCATATTGTGTTAATTTCTTTTTCGGTACGTGCAGCAGCTGCGATTACAGCCCCCTCTGCAGCAAAGGCTTCGACAATGGCTCTGCCGATTCCGCGTCCGGCTCCCGTAATAAATGCTGTTTGACCATTCAAGATACTCATCTTTCCTCCACGCGTTTCCATCATATGGACATGTTATCGCAATGACCACCTGCTTTCAATGGGCGACTTGCTCAAATTCATTTGTCAAAAATTGACGACAGTTTAAGTTCCACTATCTGAGGTTTGGTCTTTGACGACCCAATAATTAATTTGTCTAGGTGATATGCATTGTGGAAGCCTGTGTGTTTCCAACGAGAAAAGCGAAGGATAAAGGGGAGAATCGCTTATGTTGTCAAAAATGAAGATCGGAACTAAGATCGGCGGTGGATTTGCGGTTGTGTTGCTGCTGACGGTTATCGTGGCAATTGCATCTTTCACCAGTATCCGCACAATGAACGCGAAAACGTCCGAAGCAACCGGACTTCGCGTGGACGAGCTGAAGTTGGCCTACGAGATGGCATGGTCAATGAGCAAGCATGTCATGGCTGCGCGTGGTTATCTGCTTTATGGTAACCAGGCAATTATGGGGACATATGAGAAGGAATCGGCCACATTCAAGAGTAATGCCCAGAAGCTTGAGGGCATGATAACATCGGCCGAAGGCAAGGAACTGATACGTAAGGCTAAGGAAGGCGAAGCTGCGTATGATCGCGTTTTGAAGGACCAGTGCCTTCCTGCATACAGAGCTGGTAATCACGCAAAGGTTTCTGAACTTGCTCAGGGACCTCTAGCAAATGCGGGAAACGAGACTATCACTGCCTGTGATGAAATGCTTAGTTTGATCCAAAAACTGATGGACAATGCGGCGGGGCAGGCAAACAAGGCCGGCACAAATGCAATCAAGATTGTGTGTACTCTGTCGTTCCTCGCAGTAATTTTTGGTGTCTTTATTGCGTTCACGGTCACAAAGGCGATTGTTAAGCCGGTGACAGGTCTGGTAAAGGATGCCGAGCAAGTAGCTGAAGGTGATTTGACTGTAAACGTGGCATTATGCGGCGAGGACGAAGTAGGTAAACTCTCGCAGGCGTTCAGGCGGATGGTCGAGTCCCTCAAGGATACTATAATTCAGGTTACAAACTCATCTGAGAAGGTAACGGTTTCCTCTCAGAGCCTGTCGGCCACGTCAGAGGAGATAAACAAGGCGACCCAGCAGATCACTGAGACGATTACTCAGGTCGCAACGGGCTCGCAGGAACAGTCGAAGAATGCCCAATCAAGTGCCACTTCCATGGAGCAGTTGGGCCGGGCGGTGCAGGAAGTAGCCACCGGCGCTCAGACCCAGGCCAACACTGTGGATCAAACTGTCGCATTAGTCCAGCAGATATCAACTGCAATCGATCATGTGTCTTCACTCAGCCAGGAGGCAGCGGCCAGTGGCCAGCAGGTGACCGAAGTCGCAAACACGGGTGGCAGGCATGTAGCCGACACAGTCGGCGGAATGGACAGAATAAAAGAGGCGACCGATAAGGTCGGTGATATGGTGAAGCGGCTAGGCGAGAATTCTCAGCAGATAGGCGCGATTGTCGAGACAATCGACGACATTGCCGAGCAAACAAACCTTCTCGCTCTCAACGCAGCAATAGAGGCAGCCAGAGCCGGTGAGCATGGCAAGGGATTTGCTGTTGTTGCCGATGAGGTCCGCAAACTGGCTGAGAGAAGTTCAAAAGCGACCGGCGAGATAGCCGAGCTTATTTCAAACATCCAGCAAATGACCGAGCAAGCCGTTGTTGCCATGAACCAGAGCAGCCAGGAAGTAGCCGAGGGCACTCAGCTTGCAAATCAGGCGGGTGAAGCCTTGAGTGGCATACAGGAAGCCGTTGTAGGAATTGTAAGACAGATAGAACAGGTTTCTGCGGCGACCCAACAGATGGCGAGTTCCAGCACAGAGGTTGTAAGGGCAATCGAGAACGTTTCGTCCGTGACGGAGGAGACTACTGCTGCTGCCGAGCAGATGTCAGCCAGCAGTGACGATGTTGCAAGACAGATAGAGCAAGTTGCGGCCGTCAGCGAAGAAAACGCTGCTGCTGCTGAGGAAGTATCTGCGACGACCGAGGAGCAGATGGCTTCAGTCGAGGAGCTTACTGCATCAGCCGAAGAGTTGGCACAAATGGCTGAAGAGCTGCAGGGATTGGTTGCGCAGTTCAAAGTCGATGATGCTCCTGTGAGAGGCACGCTGCAGGATGTTTCAAGAGCCGTGACTTCCGAGCGTCGAAAGAAGGCGGCTTAAGATGGAGGGTGCTGCAATGACCAATGAAACACATGATGTCACAACGGATCAGTGGGAACAATTAGTAGTTTTCGATCTGGCCCATGAGTTCTACGGTGTGGATATTGGTGCGGTCAATACAATCATCCGCATGCAGGAGATCACGCGAATACCGCGTACCCCTGAGTTTGTGGAGGGTGTGATTAATCTGCGCGGCAGCATTGTGCCGGTGATCGATCTACGCAAGCGATTTGGTCTACCAGTGGGTGACGCCACAAAATCTTCGAGGATTGTGGTGGTCGAGGCAGCCGATCAAATGATTGGCATGGTAGTCGATGCTGTTGCAGAGACACTTCGGCTATCTGCCGATATGATCGAGCCGCCATCGCCGGTAGTTGTAAACGTCGATTCTGCATATGTGCGGGGAGTAGGCAAGCAGGAAAACCGTTTGGTAATCCTGATCGACCTGGAGAAAGTGCTGACAGAGAAGGACCTGGACACACTATCCAAAGTCGAAAAGCGTTCTCGCAAGGAACAGGAAGCCAAAGCAGCCTAGATCTTTTGACGTAAATCTACAAAAACAAATGGCCGGAGCAAACAGCTCCGGCCAAAACCATCATTCAAGCTCATATTTTGCTCTTATCGATCCGTCTTACATAACGACATCGATCCCACAGGCGAGGTTGCTCAAGCAATCATACCAGTGAACAAATGTGACTCCATTGATGACGATGCGCATGTGATCCGGGAAACGCTGATCCCACGTCATCTCCTTCGGATG carries:
- the cimA gene encoding citramalate synthase is translated as MPKIAIYDTTLRDGTQGEGINFSAEEKLKVARRLDDFGVAYIEGGWPGSNPKDIEFFELAKHTGFKNAKLAAFGRTRHPKYAAEDDPLLLELLKAETPVITIFGKSWDLHVRDVFRVTLDQNLEMIHDSVKFLVANGREVIFDAEHFFDGYKSDAEYALKTLEAAESAGAACLVLCDTNGGRLPSEVSQTIDIVKSRCHADIGIHAHNDSDLAVANSVAAIQHGAVHVQGTINGLGERCGNANLTTIMPIVELKLGMKCLPDGMIRKLTELSRSIDEIANRVPEDGQPFVGASAFAHKAGVHVDAMMKNPLTYEHIQPDSVGNRRRMLVSEYAGKSTIVEKAQQYDVDLTRQSPEVKSILNKVMDLEHDGYSFEEAEGSFELLLKKSLGMYRKLFDLKGFRVIIEKRGPHEEPITEATLKVAVDGEEAFTVAEGDGPVHAMDNALRLALSQFYGEELARIKLTDFKVRVINSRAATAAKVRTIIETRDSSEVWNTVGVSENIIEASWQALADGVEYGLLKHVRNE
- the ispH gene encoding 4-hydroxy-3-methylbut-2-enyl diphosphate reductase; its protein translation is MKVIIADQAGVCFGVKRALDLVNQEAEKGGAIATLGPLIHNPQVVRDLEAKGVRVVKDVSEVERGTIVMPSHGVPKDVMRTAENAGLNVVDAACPFVEKVHKRVERLAKDGYVVVVVGDAGHSEVKAIRSAAGEDAIVVSAPDDVENVDWSGKKVGIVSQTTQTPERFGEIVGMIAARATEVVAYNTICYATHDRQSAARELAPQVEAMFVVGGRNSANTNRLAEICREEGVPTYHIETAAEIEPGWVSGMQVVGLTAGASTPEWIIEEVKSRLEQL
- a CDS encoding DUF512 domain-containing protein yields the protein MGGIISYIEPGSIAEDLGWRPGDDIVSINDHNLSDVIDFRFYCADEFLSIVIKRNGRHIRFDIEKDEDLPLGVEFEDILFDGVRTCGAHCIFCFVEQLPKGLRKSLYLKDDDYRLSFLDGNFVTLANVTEVDLDRIITQRLTPLYVSVHATEPGLRGMMLGRDIPDILHQIDRLSEGHITLNTQIVLCRGINDGDHLDRTIADLSSRYPTVSSIAIVPAGISKHRIHPVPIPPIDAQYSTVILNKVKQWQHKFMQDNGTRLIWAADEFYLSAGRSVPSASKYEGFPQIENGVGLVRKFKDSAARAKRILPTSLPQPLRVSIVTGISAYSVVSTWADSLKCSNLSIQVYPITNHLFGDTVTVTGLISGKDIISQLKGKDLGDMLLVPSVSLRDGTFLDDVTLADLQSELGLPVEQIEPRPYQLVRRIIDLTTSFRGTN
- a CDS encoding phosphodiester glycosidase family protein — its product is MSRNTANSGRVLLLFLAMVCAGLFLAHALGILAKPARLADKLGADYAICDLSSGKFTVSPEIASTADRTESFESMVKRLKPYAAICGTYYDENNRPLGDIVSNGKVICRGCQRQGIGFTSSGKIRFFERKGRSRIDWRGCTSGIACGPRLVRSGKRDIDVKRDGFSSAAATNKAWRCAVGATKDGKLILCAISQSVTLSTLADVMIELGAHDAINMDGGSMCALYVNGKYCVQPAKSMSNILAVYKR
- a CDS encoding zinc-ribbon domain-containing protein — its product is MAQDKELICKDCGESFTFTAGEQEFFQSRGFSEPIRCKTCRDARKAQKSDRGFSRERVGDRW
- a CDS encoding tetratricopeptide repeat protein → MTEHITNVEQGIVLFKEGNFEQAVGILEDASRRFPGSYEAFVYLGAAYAQQGRHNAAIGALKRASEIKPDSPRIHYNLGQAYEAAGVPREAWFEYKKALELDPKYGLARGALINLSQRLPRLLGSTIEVAA
- a CDS encoding flavodoxin family protein, translating into MKAIAICGSPRKDGNTQILLSRCLARLERDGIDIELIPLRGKTIKPCIACGMCGQRKDGTCSIKDDDFHEIFGAMKEADIIIVGSPVYFGSATPQTMALLDRAGYVSRSNGNYFSRKIGGPIAVARRAGQNFTYAQLMYWFTINDMIVPGSSYWNIAIGRAPGEVEDDEEGLSTIDRFAENLSWLANKLLS
- a CDS encoding thioredoxin domain-containing protein; this translates as MDYGALSRLAKPVMEHEHVQGPASAVVTLVEYGDYQCPKTRAAYKVVKKIQQLSGDWMRFVFRHFPMTDKHEYAQIAAEAVESAGAQGLFWEMHDYLIRHTQLDEGSLMDHAEEIGLDVDRFESDLADHLYVQRIKDDIAGGMDSGVTDTPAFFMNGKKYAGALTEDAMLEAIEAIADEIED
- a CDS encoding SDR family oxidoreductase, with the protein product MSILNGQTAFITGAGRGIGRAIVEAFAAEGAVIAAAARTEKEINTICKQINDNGGKALPIVMDLKSEKSIKSAIQKAHSELGHIDVLVNNAGVMALNKICDTSTQTWDDIMNTNVRGVFITCREVIPQMMERQSGRIINIGSMAGRRGYPEQGAYCTSKHALVGLSKVLAIETQKYGIRVHVISPGGVLTGMSTNLRADRGESEDSPNWMTAEEVARAAVYLCTQDGAAFTDELVLRRFASEPWR
- a CDS encoding methyl-accepting chemotaxis protein, producing the protein MLSKMKIGTKIGGGFAVVLLLTVIVAIASFTSIRTMNAKTSEATGLRVDELKLAYEMAWSMSKHVMAARGYLLYGNQAIMGTYEKESATFKSNAQKLEGMITSAEGKELIRKAKEGEAAYDRVLKDQCLPAYRAGNHAKVSELAQGPLANAGNETITACDEMLSLIQKLMDNAAGQANKAGTNAIKIVCTLSFLAVIFGVFIAFTVTKAIVKPVTGLVKDAEQVAEGDLTVNVALCGEDEVGKLSQAFRRMVESLKDTIIQVTNSSEKVTVSSQSLSATSEEINKATQQITETITQVATGSQEQSKNAQSSATSMEQLGRAVQEVATGAQTQANTVDQTVALVQQISTAIDHVSSLSQEAAASGQQVTEVANTGGRHVADTVGGMDRIKEATDKVGDMVKRLGENSQQIGAIVETIDDIAEQTNLLALNAAIEAARAGEHGKGFAVVADEVRKLAERSSKATGEIAELISNIQQMTEQAVVAMNQSSQEVAEGTQLANQAGEALSGIQEAVVGIVRQIEQVSAATQQMASSSTEVVRAIENVSSVTEETTAAAEQMSASSDDVARQIEQVAAVSEENAAAAEEVSATTEEQMASVEELTASAEELAQMAEELQGLVAQFKVDDAPVRGTLQDVSRAVTSERRKKAA
- a CDS encoding chemotaxis protein CheW gives rise to the protein MTNETHDVTTDQWEQLVVFDLAHEFYGVDIGAVNTIIRMQEITRIPRTPEFVEGVINLRGSIVPVIDLRKRFGLPVGDATKSSRIVVVEAADQMIGMVVDAVAETLRLSADMIEPPSPVVVNVDSAYVRGVGKQENRLVILIDLEKVLTEKDLDTLSKVEKRSRKEQEAKAA